The following coding sequences lie in one Arachis hypogaea cultivar Tifrunner chromosome 9, arahy.Tifrunner.gnm2.J5K5, whole genome shotgun sequence genomic window:
- the LOC112709396 gene encoding uncharacterized protein has translation MRYDGIQDPQEHLTAFEARMNLEGVGDKVRCSAFPVTLAGPAIRWFNSLPQGSVAGFSDISRAFLAQFTTRIAKAKHPINLLGVTQKTDEPTRKYLDRFNDECLEIEGLTDSVASLCLTNGLLNEDFRKHLTTKPV, from the coding sequence ATGAGGTATGACGGAATCCAAGACCCGCAGGAACACctcacggccttcgaggccagaatgaacctggAGGGAGTGGGAGACAAAGTAAGGTGCAGCGCCTTCCCGGTCACCCTGGCAGGGCCTGCAATACGGTGGTTCAATAGCCTCCCGCAGGGCTCCGTGGCCGGCTTCTCGGATATCAGTCGTGCCTTCTTAGCACAATTCACCACCAGAATCGCGAAAGCAAAACACCCGATCAATCTGCTCGGCGTCACTCAGAAAACCGACGAGCCAACCAGGAAGTACCTAGATCgtttcaacgacgaatgcttggaGATCGAGGGGTTAACCGATTCGGTGGCCAGTCTCTGCCTAACGAATGGGCTCCTTAACGAGGACTTCAGAAAACACCTCACCACAAAGCCAGTCTGA